One part of the Acidimicrobiales bacterium genome encodes these proteins:
- a CDS encoding DUF2071 domain-containing protein: MAGREPEEQVPVPITLQRWRDMTFLHWSYDPDVLAGLLPPGLEPDVHDGRAWVGMTPFVMDAIRPPVGPAVPRLSTFPETNVRTYVRGPGGVDGLWFLTLEADNLALVLGARAFYGVPYRWAAMKVDRDGDRVVYRSRRRSSPTAGHHVVVRPLPGDGWEAGPL, translated from the coding sequence CCAGCGGTGGCGGGACATGACGTTCCTCCACTGGTCCTACGACCCCGACGTGCTCGCCGGGCTGCTGCCGCCCGGCCTCGAGCCCGACGTGCACGACGGGCGGGCCTGGGTCGGGATGACGCCGTTCGTGATGGACGCCATCCGCCCGCCGGTGGGCCCGGCCGTGCCCCGCCTGTCGACGTTCCCGGAGACCAACGTGCGCACCTACGTGCGGGGGCCGGGCGGCGTCGACGGGCTCTGGTTCCTCACCCTCGAGGCCGACAACCTGGCCCTCGTGCTCGGGGCCAGGGCGTTCTACGGCGTGCCCTACCGGTGGGCGGCGATGAAGGTCGACCGGGACGGCGACCGGGTCGTCTACCGCAGCCGGCGGCGGTCGTCGCCCACGGCCGGGCACCACGTCGTCGTGCGGCCGCTGCCGGGCGACGGCTGGGAGGCGGGGCCGCT